The proteins below come from a single Triticum aestivum cultivar Chinese Spring chromosome 5D, IWGSC CS RefSeq v2.1, whole genome shotgun sequence genomic window:
- the LOC123119717 gene encoding GDSL esterase/lipase APG, with protein MSTAAGAALLLAAAVVCSSADGESEARRRAVPAVYVFGDSLVDVGNNDFLPPPAPRAGSPCGVDLPRAIPGGRTGRFTNGYNLADIIAQRVGFDMSPLAYLSLTPQASLDLLSSHVGANYASGGSGILDDTGNGTITLREQVKMFADTKATMIKANKLGNNRVNRLLSQSLFLISTAGNDFLAFGDGRATRSDASAYIAKMVTTYLKHIKELYRLGARRLGLLDALPIGCLPGCRTSFGHDDACDAAANSLARRFNALLRLEMASAKAASMPGMEYSIASIYGIFSDMITNPELDNRLQEATSACCGGGRLNAELDCSASSNLCTDRDGYVFWDKVHGTQAAYQRAVAAMFDGAAVTKFTEPVSFGQLITGKQAAPVAVLDKLERPYVDLEAEI; from the exons ATGTCCACGGCGGCGGGCGCTGCTTTGTTgctagccgccgccgtcgtctgcTCCTCGGCGGACGGCGAGAGCGAGGCTCGCCGTcgcgcagtccccgccgtgtacgTGTTCGGCGACTCCCTCGTGGACGTCGGCAACAACGACTTCCTGCCGCCGCCGGCGCCCAGGGCGGGTTCCCCCTGCGGCGTCGACCTGCCGCGCGCGATCCCCGGCGGACGGACCGGGAGGTTCACCAACGGCTACAACCTGGCCGACATCATCG CACAACGTGTGGGGTTTGACATGAGCCCGTTAGCTTACCTCTCCTTGACACCGCAAGCGAGCCTCGACCTCCTGAGCAGCCACGTTGGGGCCAATTATGCTTCCGGTGGATCAGGAATCCTTGACGACACT GGGAACGGCACGATCACGCTCCGAGAACAGGTCAAGATGTTTGCTGACACCAAGGCGACCATGATCAAGGCCAACAAGCTGGGAAATAATAGGGTCAATCGCTTGCTGTCCCAGTCCCTATTCCTCATCAGCACTGCAGGCAACGACTTCTTGGCGTTTGGTGACGGTAGGGCAACCAGAAGTGATGCATCGGCCTACATCGCCAAAATGGTCACCACCTACCTCAAGCACATCAAG GAGTTGTACAGGCTGGGGGCACGGAGGCTAGGACTGCTGGACGCGCTGCCCATCGGATGCTTGCCGGGCTGCAGAACTTCCTTTGGACATGATGACGCGTGCGACGCCGCTGCCAACTCTCTGGCCCGGCGGTTCAACGCCCTACTCCGGCTTGAAATGGCCAGCGCCAAGGCAGCTTCGATGCCAGGCATGGAGTACTCCATCGCCAGCATTTACGGCATCTTCTCCGACATGATCACCAACCCGGAGCTGGACAACA GACTGCAGGAGGCGACGAGTGCGTGCTGCGGAGGAGGGAGGCTCAACGCGGAGCTCGACTGCTCGgcgagctcaaacctttgcaccgACCGCGACGGGTACGTGTTCTGGGACAAGGTCCACGGGACGCAGGCTGCCTACCAGCGAGCCGTTGCCGCCATGTTCGACGGCGCGGCGGTGACAAAGTTCACGGAGCCCGTCAGCTTCGGGCAGTTGATCACCGGGAAACAGGCAGCGCCGGTTGCCGTGTTAGATAAACTGGAGCGTCCGTACGTGGATCTGGAGGCTGAGATCTAG